The Eriocheir sinensis breed Jianghai 21 chromosome 48, ASM2467909v1, whole genome shotgun sequence genomic sequence CCCTGGAATCAAAGGAGGCAGAAAACAGCAAGACAGAATCTCAGAGGGAAAGAGAAACCTCGGGGTCAAAGGGAACGGAAACTCCAAGAAAGAGACAGTCACTTGATTTAGAAGAGGCAGAAACTTCAGAGAAAAAACTGTCCCTGGAATTAGAAGAGGCAGAAAGTAGCAAGGCAGAAACACCAGAAAACAGACTGTCCTTGGAATTAGAAGAGGCAGAAAGTAGCAAGGCAGAAACACCAGAAAACAGACTGTCCTTGGAATTAGAAGAGGCAGAAAGTAGCAAGGCAGAAACACCAGAAAACAGACTGTCTTTGGAATTAGAAAAGGCAGAAAGTAGCAAGGCAGAAACACCAGAAAACAGACTGTCTTTGGAATTAGAAAAGGCAGAAAGTAGCAAGGCAGAAACTCCAGAGAACAGACTGTTTTTGGAATCCGAGGAGGCAGAAAGCAGTAGTGCCGAGACTCCAGAAAAAAGACTGTACTTGGAATCAGAAGAAACAGAAAGCAGTGATTCAGAAACTCCAGAAAAGAGGACGTCCTTGGAATCAGAGAAGGCAGCAAGCAGCAAGGCCGAAACTACAGGGAAACGACTGTCCTTGGAATCAGAGAAGGCAGCAAGCAGCAAGCCCGAAACTACAGGGAAACAACTGTCCTTGGAATCAGAGAAGGCAGCAAGCAGCAAGGCCGAAACTACAGGGAAACGACTGTCCTTGGAATCAGAGAAGGCAGCAAGCAGCAAGCCCGAAACTACAGGGAAACAACTGTCCTTGGAATCAGAAGAGGCAAAAAATAGCAAGACAGAGACTCCAGGACTGCAGTTAGGATCAGAGGAGGCAGACACCAAGATGACAGTGACTCCAAGGGAAAGAGTAGCCTTACCCTCTGATGTCTCTCcaaaaagaaatgtaaagaaaggaaaattgacttcccatgatgaaaaaagagattCTCCTTTGTATGTGAGGAAGCTGAGTGCAGGGGGTCAagccaaagaaaaggaagaggcggcTGAAAGAAATCCCGTCACCAAACCATTGCCGGTGCCTCCGTCAGAAAGTGTCACCGATAAAGCACAGTGTGAAGGGagcaaaaaaatcatatataccaTTGAAGATGTCTTTGGTTCAGATGTAAGTAGCTCAGATGACTCTAACCTGAAAAGTCCCTCCAGTAAAGAGAATGACTCAGACTCAGGAGACAGCTTTTCCAGTAAGCCCTCCACGCCAGTAGAAGGTGAAGTGCATGTTGCTGAGGAAGAGAATCAGACCACTTTGAGGAGAAGCAACAGGTCAACAAGAAACCGAGGCGTATCACGTTTCCAGTCGGCCGAAGTCTTACGTGTGCAACGAAAGCCATTTGGAGTTGGAAGAGGCCGAGCCAATGGGCGTCAGGCAGCTCCGAGAGGGAGAGGGCGGAGAGGTGGAACTGTACACATTGAGGAGGTGGTGATAGAGGCGATCTTTGGCACTAGTGACTTAAGCTCAAAGGAAACAACCCCTGATGGCAGTGAAGTTGCAGTTCGGCCTAAAATCAAAAGAGGTCTGGGAGCAAGGAGACCTGGAGGTGGGAGGGCCAGAGGGAGAAGCAGATCATTGATAGACAGTCCTGAATCCCCTGACGAAGGagcacagaaggaagggaggaagtctGCAAGTGCTCCAGTGTACAACATTTCTGATTCTTCATCATCACCAGAAGCTTCAGATAAGTCTAGGGAGGATGAGGAACATGAAGCTGCATCTGAACTAGACACAAACAAGAAAGGCAAGGATGGTAAGAGCCTTGAGCTGCAGCAAAATGAGGGCCATGAATTACAGCAAAGTGAGGGCCATGAATTACAGCAAAATGAAGACCATGGATTACAGGAAAATGAAGGCCATGAATTACAGCAAAATGAAGACCATGGATTACAGGAAAATGAAGGCCATGGATTACAGCAAAATGAAGACCATGAATTACAGCAAAATGAAGACCATGGATTACAGCAAAATGAAGACCATGGATTACAGGAAAATGAAGACCATGAATTACAGCAAAATGTGGGCCATGAATTACAGCAAAAGAAAATTAGTAAGTTATCTTTGAATTGGACCCTTAAACCACAGCAAAGCAAGACCCAAGCACTGCAACAAACTAAGGACCATGAATCTCCACAGACTGAGGACCATGAATCTCCACAAACTGAGGAAAGTAATTCAGCTCAAAATAAGGCCCAAAAATTACGACCACCAATCCAAAAGCCATTCTCCTGCTGGGGTGGAGGCATGAAGACCCCAAATTCTTCTGAGGATAGTAATTCAGCTCAAAATAAGGCCCAAGAATTACGACCACCAATCCAAAAGCCATTCTCCTGCTGGGGTGGAGGCATGAAGACGCCCAATTTTTCTGCTGTTAGGAACCACACAACCTTAAAACCAAAGAACTTTAGGATTCTCTGGTCATCAAACTCGAAAGAATCCGGAACCTCTGTGAGTGTCAAGACCATTAATGTAGGGGACCACAGCACTGAGGACCAGCCACATGAGTCAAGTTCTCAGTGTCACCAGCTCCCACAAGAGGATAACTCATTGCATTCAGAGGTTAAAGTTGTGAAGGAGAAGCAATGTGAATCTACTCAGCCTCAGCCCCAGACCAAAGCCACACCTGGGAGTGAACATGAAAAGAGACAGCTGCCTGCATCCACATCCCAGCCTCATCTCCCACAAGAGGATAACTCATTGCATTCAGAGGTTAAAGTTGTGAAGGAGAAGCAATGTGAATCTACTCAGCCTGAGCCCCAGAACAAAGCTACACCTGGGAGTGAACATGAAAAGGGACAGCTGCCTGCATCCACATCTCGGCCTCATCTCCCACAAGAGGAAAGGGCCAGACATGACAAGAAACAGACATTTGAACCCATCTCTCAGCCCCTCAAGACCCCAAAGAGTGTACAAACAGGgagtgaggaaataaagaaacactcatctgCATCAAGTAACCAGACCTCGCAACTTACAAGTAACACTCCAGTTgtgggaaaagaaataaagaaacaatcgTCTTCATCATCTAATCAGGCCTCTCAACCTAAGAGAAAGAACACAGTGGATGGAAGCAAAAAAACGATGGAATGGCCAACTTCATCTACTCAAACTTCTAAACCAaagaacagcagcagcaccaaatcagaagggaaagaaggcatgAAGAACCCAATCCTATCCACCACTGAGACTTCACTGCTcaaacaaaagaacaacaacTCAAATGAAGAAGTTGCAAAAGAGAAGAATAGCTCATCCACCCATCTGGCTCCACAGctcaaaaggaagagaagtaccTCAAGGGAAGAAGGTGCAGAAGAGAAGCTGAGTTCATCCTCCCATCAGGCATCTCACCCCAAGAAGGGCAAGTCCAAAAGAAATAATAACCCATGTAGCAGGGAAGAAGGCATGGAAGGAAAGCCAAGCCCATCCCTGCCTCAGCCTCTTCAGCcccagaagaagagagaaacaccCACACAGAGGAGTCCACAGTCCCAGGGTTGTGCCAGGTTGATCGTCTTCACAGGGCCATCACCCAACATCTCCCTGCACCGACTACGAGAGGAGGGAGACCTGGGCCAAGTGATCAATGTCACACCAAGGCTACacttaaaggaaaaaagaaaaagtcctAAAGTTCCTCAAGGTAAGTTTATTGCTTTCTTCTCTTATGAAACTGAGTAGCATTTTTGTAGTGGCATACCGTATGTCATGTAACCTGGTGTGGAAAGTCTTTTAGGGAGGGACTCacagacttggcatcattgcttgggtgaagGTCTGGAAAGAATACAAAATCAGGTTCCTGTATtttagaacaagttaagaataTGCCAATGAGCGCTCAAGACCAGCACCAAGCAGTGATGCCAGGTCAAGAGTCCCTCCCCAGAGAAAAATCCGCACCACAGACTACAGTACACTTTCTTTGAAACCTTTCATTCTTGCATTGATGTTAAATTTATAGTTTACTGGATAACACTGCTGTGAGTTTTATCTCTGATTGATATATTTACTATTGGGAGATAAGTCACAAAATTCCATTAAATGGTAAATAATTCTGAAAAATTACGAATTGTCACTGTACCGTCATTTTCACCAATGAACTTCCATTTTTTGTGACTGTGAATTCAAATTCTTAGAACAAAATGCTTTTATAATCTATTTATTTAACTAAAAAGTTTATCTCTCCCGGCAGATAAAATAAATAGTGCTGCAAAGTCTTCATCAAAACGGAAGAGGGCCGCCAAGAGCACTCCAGAAGCTGCGGTGGAACAGGAAAGTGTCCTAAAGCCTTCACCGAGGAAGAGGAGTCTGACCTCCAGTTCCAGACATGAAGGAGACCGTCATGGCCCGCAGGCATCTCCTCTGCCCACGTCATTAACACCTGACTGCCGAACTGGAATGGCTAAACTTAATGCTGACTCTACCAAGAGTAAGAACGTGGGTAATGATCCACAGTCCTCTTTACAAGCAAGACTCAAACAGGCAAATGAAGGCAGATCCTCAAAAAAAGTTAAAGGCAAAAATATAACTCAAGCTTCTGGAAAGGAAAGAATTTCTTCTGCTAACAAGTCTTTCACCTTGGTCCCTTCCGGTCGTCATGAGACTGAAAAAACTAGTAAAGCTCATAAAGGAACCCATGACAGTGCAAAAACTTCCTCTAAAAACTGTGGTACAAAGACTGATGTCCCCCCTGCAGAAATGAGCTCTCCTGTTAGGACAGTATCAAGTCACAGTGATGCAGAAGAAAACTCCAAGGAGCACTGCCTCATGACCTACACTGCCTTGCCTTCAACACCTGAGAAAAAGGTGGGACGAATTTGCCATTCCATCGTCAAAGAAGGGAAGGCCATGGTAGCCTTTCCCTCGCCCTCAAAGCCACACTCGGTATTACCTAACTTGATGATTCCTCAGCGTAGTTTGTTCAGGGACCAAACGGACACGGCTGAACAACCTCAAAGTTTTAGCAGCACTTCTTGTTCTCTCCAGGGCAAATCTGGAGGTGAGGGGAATCAGGGATCAAGGAGAATGTTTGATGATTATTCACAACTTAACTTCAGTAATAAGATTGTTATGAATGATGCTGCTGAAAACCTACaccaaggagagaggaaaacagcaaAATGTAACCTGAttagaaaaacgaaggaaagcatTTCAATCAATAGTGTTGGAGGTGATCACCACGGCCCCCAAAATGAAGAGGGGTCTAAGAATTCAGATATTCTGCAAGGTACTGCAAATGAACGAATGCTAACCGACCTCAGAGAATTTACTAATGTTCGTCAGGAAGATTATATTGTGCATGGAAGCCAAAGCTCTTCACACTTcacaggtgatgatgatgaggaaaaagtggaggaagaagaagacagtgACGTCCTGAGGATTGAAGAGCACTCTGAAAATGAGTATGAGGACGTTGAAGTGATTTCCAAAATAGAGCTGCAGTTTAGTAACATGATTGACATTTTCTCCTTAAACCTTGATCATGAAAAGGAAATACAAAGCAAACAGCACACGCCTTCCCCACCAACaacaaagcaaaagaagaaagagaagagttcCACATCCCCAAGAAGAAAAACACCAGCACAGGGCACTCGGAAAGCACCCACAAAGAGTTACCTCACACCAGTCACTCCTAAGAGACCTCTcgccaggaagagaaggagcagtggGGCCACACCTGGATGCCATGCGCTGACAGAGAAAGGCAGGACAAAGGTGGGAAGGGCCAGCATTCAGTCACTCACTTCCCATAAATTTCAAAGCTCAACCGAGGAAGAAGCCGGGTGTTATGCTGGGCGGAGTCGGCcagtggagaggaaaagggagagccACACCTCTACTGAGAAGAGACGAAGGATCACCCCAATAAGGATCGGGGATGTGGAGTCTCGGGGAAAAGTCGGAACTCCCAAAGAACCTCACTGGGGCCATAACAGAGGCGGCGCAGGAGTCCATTGGGAGACGTGAGTGTTCAGTGTTGTGGTAACtttgtgctggtggtggagggaatgcaatttttatttacattattcatccattttccttcatcatcatcatcgtttaacgtccatttattccctatggtggggttgggcgggatatgagcctcctccactgttgccggtccatctTTGGTGCCATCACATGCTCATAGGTTCTCTCAATAAGAAAGAATTaatccggtagctgcgggggtcatgtttcttaaaggcccttcttagcgagaaaaatgagaaaaaattatcactcacacaaaccatttcataatatatatcaacccatttgtgatcagtttatgcatcatctgttttgggagggtttgtatcatggcaaaaatttggcccgtcactggtacacggtagagccacaaatttggcccatcgctggtacacggtaaagccacaaatttggcccgtcgctgctaccgggttaaaccttCCTTATTGAGAGAAGCTATGTCTTGATGGATGACTGAAAGTTTAGTTTATGTCACAGTTATAAATTGATGTTTGATGTATGTATATAGAACGTATCATTTCCAATAAGTATTTTCCAATTGCTTATGAATTTCCTGAATGAACTGGTGCTATGGTAAAGTacataacattattattattgtattatagttttgttagtttttttgttATGCATTAGAAACTGTGGAGGATAATCTTGCATTAGGATTACAGTTGTGAGAAGTGACCGACCTTGTTTTTCCACAGgacggaggggagaggaagtgccTGGGGTCAACTGGAAAGATTCGGAGGTGAGTTGGTCCCCTAATGTTTTGGTGCCTAACCCAAGAAGCAGTGTGTGTATAGCCCTTTAGTTTAGGTGCATAACCCTATCAGCAGTGTTGTATAGTTCTTGAGTTTAAAGCTCCTCTGAGAATTTTAAGTGAAGTTTGATTAAgccaaagaggaacagaaggcaTATTCCTCTTCCTGTATGTCTTGAGCAGACCCCTGACCTCTTATCTGAAGTTAAACATTTGTCTCTGGGTGTCACCAACCACCAGAGGTAGTGACCCTTTCAGTCAACCATGTTGCATTACCTTTATTCCAGGTTAAGCAGAGATAGTCTTCATCTCCTCTAGGTAAAGGAGCGAGATATTCAGTCTTCCTTCCCAAAGAgaccttttcttcattccctccatgTTGTAGATATTTTTCCCATTCTTCAGGGTCAAAGAGgtgtatttttccctttctttcaagtCAGTGAGACATTTATCCTCTCTAAGGTTAAGGAGACATTTTTTCCTAATTTCCAGGTCGAGGAGGTCTGAGTGAACGTAGTGTCAGCTCACTCTCCAGTATCAGTCCTGGACGCCTTTTGATCTCTGAGTCTCCTAGAGGGCCTGACTCCTCTCCAGCAGCCCTGTCAGACTTTGCAGCCCCCATCAACCACACATTGCCCAGCTTGCCCCTAACAACAGTCCctgccaccaccacaccccccaAGACAAGACCTGTGACAGCCCCAGCCTCCCCCATGTCCAGCACTGCCTCTTGGGTGTCTTCAGGCGACCCAAGGCTAGAGAGGCAGGGGACTAACTCACAGACATACATCATTGAGTCAGAAGCATCAAGGGAAGTAGGGGAGGACAACTTTCTAGGAAGGTGAGAAAGTCGAGTTATGAATTTCGTATCATATTTTCAGTCACAGGAGAACTTAAGTGGTGTTCTCATTTGTGATTCAGAAATTTCCACTATTCAGATATAGGTAGCCTTtgttataaatatattttttttagccatatttactttatttgaaccccccccaaaaaattacATGCAGTATATGCAGTATTTGTAAAGCAAGGTTTGCTCATACCAAACTAATAAATTCCATTGAAATAACATGATTTTGCACAAAAAATGAtgttgtgtagtttttttttGCTACCTATCACATATTAAATTGACATCCTACTGTACTTTGATAAAACAGAAGAATGCTAAATGACCACAGCTCCCCCTTCAGACAGCGCAAAGCCCGACATATGGCACAGGAGCTCCACAGAGGCGGCATCTTGGAAATCGCCCGCAGCCCCGACAAGCAACTGGCCATCATGACGAGCCATCTGCAGGTGAGGCAGCGTGTGTGGGAGGTGGCGTTCAGGGGGTCTCAGGTGCCACTTGAACATATATTGAATAACACATGTTGCTATTTTAACTTTTCCCTATTGACGATATGCTAAATGTCTTTTCCTTGACAGGGAGGGAGTCTACACATGAGTGAGGAGAGCCTGCTGAGTTTGCCtcgcaccccccccaccccaggcaagcatctcttcatccctcctcctccaagcctTCCTGGAATCTTctcaaacagcagcagcagcagcagctacttCCACTCACAATCGAGGCAGGACTCCATCAACCTCCCACCGAAGAAGCGAAGGGAGTTGGTCTTCACC encodes the following:
- the LOC126981424 gene encoding uncharacterized protein LOC126981424 isoform X7, with product MASLLPSEVARLVLGYVEENKCEKTSAKLQEELPVLAECALQRRKGRKVPLRVGSQNLEDMLADYSASKDYVLESVQNYSSTLKELPRSGSLLSQVQALVAIIINNKDAIKQNKATLGPIKNYKQQRRMVRLQNDLRMRTHNAQCHTSQQLDDQLSATPAEDLPGSSHRDSGYVEHAGDHCGERYRLRSHSHPSGSLPSASHSGHDVEEARQDSFGGDSTSMSLMQDLDTSHQRRKGIVKRRNQSAEQTPVKMSPGLDNEANFEKILKNLYENTALHEKIAENINRGLSTQCKLGHVPGEVDEDNNSLSFSSAKKGRDCSSSSIDGRERNCGVVEPVPGTSGGGDAAFLKEFEHIVTGIISETTSDPVFECLIDEVFGCSSPQSGISKGDDGSAGFGQGSTPEPASGPSRLLSTPVPPPPPSSTPSSHSLLPIAQTVPPHQSPVTCHQSPAHNLSTPHIHMSPVNDTSPCLSPTSESHVHHAPMPSFSPGSHPTSSLCKPFPSLPSPKKIDMWANRNLSHENMQVAKDKTQTLSSLRDTVQESLQNASSDSMREDMSSSWSSSVRLESGSSCLTKHTVAAAPSLSCNQKSPPLREGNDGSKTTSFSPPATRLSRRKKKKETANDQEGEGNLKVPSKESTPTSQPRHETQIAGLENTNLEQACQGAPVGGEDAHAGDEGHSGTGQVEMEMETQTAVEPETEPAISSEALAVNVCHSDSKLKEVNKEVQYNNESHALKLNSAPVPLVRSNTIPGLVPSVSSSEENTYTITELAPAAPLDLTSLVSSMCSVDGYDISYPDPTHASAASWSAQTPSSSVVQSANVWDPTEVTQHSLVQQDTDAQRNVESQPKPLTVFLPPVATRKEAEKQLMNFVNEGGFKTMNIPTFTAPLSHSITANKLTGNEIQFHTTSAYPGRLMHTIAPKMASSYPLSQGPADGTEKVSRFTTYTLANNITFTVPEVATLADGPENKGAKGKGSRKTSAKKKTKNSSNNTGSNESKPKKTRPTKSTSKKNGPNKSPTKKTVSKKSAPKKTGSNKSKAKKTTSKKSASKEGESGLTTPQEVTPGAAAESVKPKSSATKKTQETKTNKGKKATPKKRQKTKNKSEAKKPSQRSRKSSKENQESEANMSDNNIISVALSFALNSVTPKKNESLPEEPPTGETSHDGASGTGVSAESVEGVTAETKIVTREEAGSGDPSLSATGGVSGEHTLSRTGLASSEPDDMAAATSDSQGSPGEASCSMKNSGNEVVQASSTEHIAGNTAPQSTSKQKQVSRKFNSGRSPQLKALLELSRSLSPSKRALALKESSQSEESPCIRTLHMRGSQSTPSRKNSHIRVLDFTTPQKRSAFTRSPRRAVTNLKFSPPAGLRFQRNSRKFSQNPAAKPEALKKIAEEESAVTKTIDKEHAVSDKGKLRAGTSSPRKSSPRGSRISPCVRPRSDDRKSDTKCSNSRQTSVGSLSKVDFLDPKHSSLLLSEDEENIVLHLEGEDSLSSCGKSPASESGSVHLFDLPRVDSQGFNFNMITNDPNSDSLEDELPDLMGTFAVSDIVQHSGARPKQMETPSKAAATIPSISLSPVCLEPPTPILPSEQKSNSNTCDDLHTPVPMVVPNVTRTPLIKDYPQGPYSSSSVCSSYYMPSERSFTESEDSPNKLDTLEENAEIEELDSLVSSSENDSELNNTVKYAGSAKSSKQKSGPGHGAKNDVAKSTPKRSPAKLPGKEMGELIEQEMLRLFSGQESSSPTKEPDQVDTPSLKCSASSDSNSRDSSKGKQGKKRRMPSMKYQILVDSTCSEDETDVRSENRLPSVSSSKRRSNEVPAARLKLKKGSRNHCGKADEKEVEQAQGEKPTSDLKEVESSISESRRKTSEMENTDDSMTRTPRKKMTSISEKTENRVMKKSPKRKLLTLESKEAENSKTESQRERETSGSKGTETPRKRQSLDLEEAETSEKKLSLELEEAESSKAETPENRLSLELEEAESSKAETPENRLSLELEEAESSKAETPENRLSLELEKAESSKAETPENRLSLELEKAESSKAETPENRLFLESEEAESSSAETPEKRLYLESEETESSDSETPEKRTSLESEKAASSKAETTGKRLSLESEKAASSKPETTGKQLSLESEKAASSKAETTGKRLSLESEKAASSKPETTGKQLSLESEEAKNSKTETPGLQLGSEEADTKMTVTPRERVALPSDVSPKRNVKKGKLTSHDEKRDSPLYVRKLSAGGQAKEKEEAAERNPVTKPLPVPPSESVTDKAQCEGSKKIIYTIEDVFGSDVSSSDDSNLKSPSSKENDSDSGDSFSSKPSTPVEGEVHVAEEENQTTLRRSNRSTRNRGVSRFQSAEVLRVQRKPFGVGRGRANGRQAAPRGRGRRGGTVHIEEVVIEAIFGTSDLSSKETTPDGSEVAVRPKIKRGLGARRPGGGRARGRSRSLIDSPESPDEGAQKEGRKSASAPVYNISDSSSSPEASDKSREDEEHEAASELDTNKKGKDGKSLELQQNEGHELQQSEGHELQQNEDHGLQENEGHELQQNEDHGLQENEGHGLQQNEDHELQQNEDHGLQQNEDHGLQENEDHELQQNVGHELQQKKISKLSLNWTLKPQQSKTQALQQTKDHESPQTEDHESPQTEESNSAQNKAQKLRPPIQKPFSCWGGGMKTPNSSEDSNSAQNKAQELRPPIQKPFSCWGGGMKTPNFSAVRNHTTLKPKNFRILWSSNSKESGTSVSVKTINVGDHSTEDQPHESSSQCHQLPQEDNSLHSEVKVVKEKQCESTQPQPQTKATPGSEHEKRQLPASTSQPHLPQEDNSLHSEVKVVKEKQCESTQPEPQNKATPGSEHEKGQLPASTSRPHLPQEERARHDKKQTFEPISQPLKTPKSVQTGSEEIKKHSSASSNQTSQLTSNTPVVGKEIKKQSSSSSNQASQPKRKNTVDGSKKTMEWPTSSTQTSKPKNSSSTKSEGKEGMKNPILSTTETSLLKQKNNNSNEEVAKEKNSSSTHLAPQLKRKRSTSREEGAEEKLSSSSHQASHPKKGKSKRNNNPCSREEGMEGKPSPSLPQPLQPQKKRETPTQRSPQSQGCARLIVFTGPSPNISLHRLREEGDLGQVINVTPRLHLKEKRKSPKVPQDKINSAAKSSSKRKRAAKSTPEAAVEQESVLKPSPRKRSLTSSSRHEGDRHGPQASPLPTSLTPDCRTGMAKLNADSTKSKNVGNDPQSSLQARLKQANEGRSSKKVKGKNITQASGKERISSANKSFTLVPSGRHETEKTSKAHKGTHDSAKTSSKNCGTKTDVPPAEMSSPVRTVSSHSDAEENSKEHCLMTYTALPSTPEKKVGRICHSIVKEGKAMVAFPSPSKPHSVLPNLMIPQRSLFRDQTDTAEQPQSFSSTSCSLQGKSGGEGNQGSRRMFDDYSQLNFSNKIVMNDAAENLHQGERKTAKCNLIRKTKESISINSVGGDHHGPQNEEGSKNSDILQGTANERMLTDLREFTNVRQEDYIVHGSQSSSHFTGDDDEEKVEEEEDSDVLRIEEHSENEYEDVEVISKIELQFSNMIDIFSLNLDHEKEIQSKQHTPSPPTTKQKKKEKSSTSPRRKTPAQGTRKAPTKSYLTPVTPKRPLARKRRSSGATPGCHALTEKGRTKVGRASIQSLTSHKFQSSTEEEAGCYAGRSRPVERKRESHTSTEKRRRITPIRIGDVESRGKVGTPKEPHWGHNRGGAGVHWETTEGRGSAWGQLERFGGRGGLSERSVSSLSSISPGRLLISESPRGPDSSPAALSDFAAPINHTLPSLPLTTVPATTTPPKTRPVTAPASPMSSTASWVSSGDPRLERQGTNSQTYIIESEASREVGEDNFLGRRMLNDHSSPFRQRKARHMAQELHRGGILEIARSPDKQLAIMTSHLQGGSLHMSEESLLSLPRTPPTPGKHLFIPPPPSLPGIFSNSSSSSSYFHSQSRQDSINLPPKKRRELVFTSDQGKPQEFSKDSNI